A single Anopheles arabiensis isolate DONGOLA chromosome 2, AaraD3, whole genome shotgun sequence DNA region contains:
- the LOC120895853 gene encoding sulfotransferase 1C4, with protein sequence MPFPYSIDFVEPKQNEQLLKDFHGERTGFVQVGEKRWFFPSRFKQYAESLYSFEARPDDTWIVTYPRSGTTWSQEMVWLLCNELDFETAKSIPLTQRFPFLEFHLFVHDEVKAEFLKENEHDVESMKFIEQLSQPAGFMLAEMKTPRFIKTHLPISLLPPSVFEQKAKIIYVARNPSDVAVSYYHLNRLYRTQGYVGDFETFYNYFEKDLTPWSPYWEHIKEGWAVRDRENVLFMYYEDMKRNLPDTIRKTAAFLGKSFSDEQIDTMCTHLDIRNFRHNKSVTCEELKAVGILNSGEQGFVRNGQVRGNAEEMTDDIKRRLNEWTERNLNGTDIRFPDC encoded by the exons ATGCCGTTCCCATACAGCATAGACTTTGTAGAGcccaaacaaaacgaacagtTGCTGAAAGATTTTCATG GAGAACGTACCGGATTTGTACAAGTTGGCGAAAAGCGATGGTTTTTCCCGTCCCGCTTCAAGCAGTATGCGGAAAGTTTATACTCTTTCGAAGCACGCCCGGACGACACGTGG ATCGTCACCTATCCACGGTCGGGCACCACATGGTCGCAGGAGATGGTTTGGTTGCTATGCAACGAGCTTGACTTTGAAACCGCGAAAAGCATTCCGCTGACGCAGAGATTTCCCTTCCTGGA ATTCCACCTGTTTGTGCACGATGAAGTGAAGGCTGAATTTTTGAAGGAAAACGAACACGACGTAGAAAGCATGAAGTTCATCGAACAACTTTCTCAACCGGCCGGTTTCATGTTGGCGGAAATGAAGACGCCCCGATTCATCAAGACACATCTGCCCATCTCGCTGCTACCGCCGAGTGTGTTTGAGCAGAAGGCAAAG ATCATCTACGTCGCACGGAACCCTTCCGATGTGGCTGTGTCCTACTACCATCTGAATCGACTGTACCGAACGCAAGGATACGTTGGAGATTTTGAAACCTTTTACAACTATTTTGAAAAAGATTTAA CTCCCTGGTCGCCGTACTGGGAACACATCAAGGAAGGTTGGGCCGTGCGGGATCGGGAAAATGTGCTGTTTATGTACTACGAGGACATGAAGCGCAACTTGCCGGACACAATACGCAAGACGGCAGCCTTTCTGGGTAAAAGCTTCTCCGATGAGCAGATCGACACCATGTGCACCCATCTGGACATTCGGAACTTCCGCCACAACAAATCGGTTACATGCGAGGAGCTGAAAGCCGTGGGCATACTCAACAGTGGCGAGCAAGGGTTCGTCCGCAATGGTCAGGTTCGGGGCAATGCGGAAGAGATGACGGACGATATCAAACGACGGCTCAATGAGTGGACGGAACGGAATTTGAACGGAACCGATATCCGGTTTCCCGATTGTTAG
- the LOC120895872 gene encoding RPII140-upstream gene protein has product MLRRAVYRFCVPGGFVSAGLLPFTLNDHDQVKIDTKTVQSMYEEAPGDKQTGVERLQMMFTIDEFGRVSSELNSIYQAGFLGFLFGACYGGFVNSRVAYMNFLERNQATAFQSSFEAKKKLQDQVTLNFAKGAFRWGWRLALFTTSYVGIQTVVSVYRGKSSLYEYLAAGGVTGAMYKFSMGLRGMASGGLVGLALGGLAGGLSLGIMRATGTTMEEVRFWQYKWHTNREQAIRDSMKKQTDAEEEPLLTHHHNKFGTANLDLDAIEAEKRKIQLAVERETLMKKLEQEEQAEAAAAAAAAAAAAATASAAKK; this is encoded by the exons ATGCTTCGACGTGCGGTGTACCGGTTCTGTGTTCCGGGCGGATTTGTGTCGGCTGGACTGCTACCGTTCACGCTCAACGACCATGATCAGGTCAAAATCGACACCAAAACCGTACAGAGCATGTACGAGGAGGCGCCCGGTGACAAACAAACCGGCGTGGAGCGGCTACAGATGATGTTTACGATTGA TGAATTTGGCCGAGTATCGAGCGAACTCAACTCCATCTATCAGGCCGGCTTTCTTGGCTTCCTGTTCGGCGCTTGCTACGGTGGGTTCGTGAACTCCCGCGTCGCCTACATGAACTTCCTCGAGCGCAACCAGGCAACGGCGTTCCAGTCTAGCTTCGaggcaaaaaagaaactacaGGACCAGGTTACGCTCAACTTTGCCAAGGGAGCATTTCGTTGGGGTTGGCGTTTGGCACTGTTCACCACCAGCTATGT TGGCATTCAAACGGTCGTGTCGGTGTACCGAGGGAAATCCTCCCTGTACGAGTATCTGGCGGCCGGTGGCGTTACGGGCGCGATGTACAAATTCAGCATGGGACTGCGCGGGATGGCCTCCGGTGGGCTCGTTGGCCTGGCGCTCGGCGGTCTGGCCGGTGGACTGTCGCTCGGGATAATGCGTGCCACCGGTACCACGATGGAGGAGGTTCGATTTTGGCAGTACAAATGGCACACGAACCGCGAGCAGGCGATACGCGACTCGATGAAAAAGCAAACCGACGCGGAGGAGGAACCGTTGCTAACGCACCATCACAACAAGTTCGGCACCGCCAACCTCGATCTCGACGCGATCGAGGCGGAAAAGCGCAAGATTCAGCTGGCGGTGGAGCGGGAAACGTTGATGAAAAAGCTGGAACAGGAAGAACAGGCGGAAGCGGCAgcggctgcggctgcggcagcagcagcagcagcaacagcgtcaGCGGCTAAAAAATAA